Proteins encoded within one genomic window of Rhododendron vialii isolate Sample 1 chromosome 1a, ASM3025357v1:
- the LOC131336187 gene encoding wee1-like protein kinase isoform X2 encodes MKKKTPRSSEGRVKKRMKGSLTRVQQLGQLSFMPLQPQSSRFKTPLESQAQPREKSQIPLLSPLHIDADAVADDIDCILSQDFFCTPDYITPDGQYMSTSLDCNKENIPCPKSPEKIKTVKSKRQKQDGISSNSFTSNLYGHEKVEELAKKTFFGTDEIETEKTIEAEPQKSHSFVSHSAIALRCRVMPPPCIKNPYVKDTSETDVDPFDYQRSKCAGIFTASFGGDGLSRYRTDFHELEQIGNGYFSCVFKALKRIDGCFYAVKQSTRLLRQDTERRKALMEVQAFAALGSHENIVGYYSSWFENERLFIQMELCDHSLSISKSSKSSTEWEALEIMHQIAKALQFIHERGIAHLDVKPDNIYVKNGVYKLGDFGCATLLDRSLPIEEGDARYMPQEILNDEYDYLDKVDVFSLGAAIYELIRGSSLPESGPFFLNLRDGKLPLLPGHSVQFQNLLKAMIDPDPVRRPSAKELVEDPIFDRAKKTGKNQ; translated from the exons ATGAAGAAGAAAACCCCAAGGAGCAGCGAGGGGAGAGTGAAGAAGAGAATGAAGGGGTCACTGACAAGAGTTCAGCAGCTAGGGCAACTCTCTTTCATGCCTCTGCAGCCCCAATCGTCCCGATTCAAGACTCCCCTTGAATCACAAGCTCAACCTAGAGAAAAATCGCAGATTCCTTTGCTATCGCCCCTCCATATCGACGCTGATGCTGTTGCGGACGACATAGACTGCATTCTCAGCCAGGATTTCTTTTG CACTCCTGACTATATCACTCCTGATGGTCAATATATGTCAACCAGTTTGGATTGCAACAAG gaaaatATTCCCTGTCCCAAGTCACcagagaaaataaaaactgtcAAGAGCAAAAGGCAAAAGCAGG ATGGTATCTCCAGTAATTCTTTCACTTCTAATCTCTATGGCCATGAGAAAGTTGAAGAACTTGCCAAAAAGACTTTTTTTGGAACAGACGAAATCGAGACAGAGAAAACAATAGAAGCTGAACCTCAAAAGAGTCATAGCTTTGTTTCACATTCTGCAATTGCTTTGCGATGCCGTGTTATGCCTCCTCCATGCATAAAGAACCCATACGTAAAGGATACTTCAGAAACTGATGTAGATCCTTTCGACTATCAAAGATCAAAGTGTGCAG GTATTTTTACAGCCAGCTTTGGTGGAGATGGGCTTTCACGGTACAGGACAGATTTCCATGAACTTGAG CAAATTGGTAATGGGTACTTCAGCTGTGTTTTCAAAGCTTTGAAGAGAATTGATGGTTGCTTTTATGCAGTGAAACAAAGCACAAGGTTGTTGCGTCAGGATACAGAAAG GAGAAAAGCTTTGATGGAGGTTCAAGCTTTTGCTGCTTTAG GATCCCATGAAAACATTGTTGGATATTACTCATCTTGGTTTGAAAATGAGCGTCTCTTTATCCAGATGGAGCTCTGTGATCACAGCCTATCCATCAGTAAATCTTCTAAATCATCCACAGAGTGGGAGGCATTAGAGATTATGCATCAG ATAGCCAAAGCTCTGCAGTTCATACATGAGAGGGGGATAGCTCACTTAGATGTAAAGCCTGATAATATTTATGTGAAGAATGGTGTATACAAGCTCGGTGATTTCGGCTGTGCAACTCTCCTTGATAGGAGCCTGCCAATTGAAGAAGGTGATGCGCGTTACATGCCTCAAGAGATACTGAATGACGAATATGATTATCTTGATAAGGTTGATGTCTTCTCCCTGGGAGCTGCTATTTATGAGCTTATTAGAGGCTCATCATTGCCGGAATCaggccctttttttttgaatctgagGGATGGAAAATTGCCTCTCCTTCCGGGTCATTCCGTGCAATTTCAGAACTTACTCAAG GCCATGATTGACCCAGATCCAGTTCGTCGACCTTCTGCCAAAGAACTAGTAGAAGATCCAATTTTTGACAGGGCCAAGAAAACTGGAAAGAACCAGTAA
- the LOC131324152 gene encoding nuclear transcription factor Y subunit B-5-like: MVDNKPSNYSDRIECLIKNNFASEEDYNQDQGGVIKEQDRLLPIANVGRIMKQILPANAKVSKEAKETMQECVSEFISFVTGEASDRCHKEKRKTVNGDDICWALGSLGFDDYAKPLKRYLIRFRELEGERSSANNHQNNKGSSNHEEEDHQKDEEPNYRGETVRNSTATTPFKFSFMEESGTTLPPRRF, translated from the coding sequence atggttgataaCAAACCCTCCAATTACTCAGACAGAATAGAGTGCCTAATCAAGAACAATTTTGCCTCGGAAGAAGACTATAATCAAGATCAAGGAGGAGTGATCAAAGAGCAAGACCGGCTGCTGCCGATAGCAAACGTCGGGAGGATCATGAAGCAAATCCTCCCGGCAAACGCGAAGGTGTCGAAAGAAGCCAAAGAGACCATGCAGGAATGCGTGTCGGAGTTCATCAGCTTCGTCACCGGGGAAGCGTCCGACAGGTGTCACAAGGAGAAGCGGAAGACGGTGAACGGCGACGACATCTGCTGGGCCCTGGGGAGCCTGGGGTTCGATGATTATGCCAAGCCATTGAAAAGGTACTTGATTAGGTTTAGGGAGTTAGAAGGGGAGAGATCATCTGCtaataatcatcaaaataataaggGTAGTAGTAACcatgaagaagaagatcacCAGAAGGATGAAGAACCAAATTATAGGGGTGAGACTGTCAGAAATAGTACTGCGACGACTCCATTCAAGTTCAGTTTTATGGAGGAAAGTGGGACTACTCTCCCCCCAAGGAGATTTTAG
- the LOC131322336 gene encoding metal tolerance protein 2: MNFFKFQNLNPIYKTLLSRFHTQGSNKNFNLHPHNRIIQALGSSQFYDHYPFDPTHSPNYKIPKRWHVGHSHHHRRDESSKEAENIFRLGLAADFGLAAGKALTGYLSGSTALIADAAHSASDVVLSGVALLSFKAARVPKDKEHPYGHGKFETLGALGISVMLLGTAGGIAWHALDILMGLLSAPPEVVSQSLGHEHVHSHHHGGHHHGIDMDHPILALSMIIISISVKEGLYWITKRAGEREGSGLMKANAWHHRADAVSSFVALIGVGGSILGVKFLDPLAGIIVSGMILKAGLETGYQSILELVDAAVPSQQLDLYKQSILQVEGVKGCNHIRGRRAGSSLHLDVNIEVDPFSSVSAAHDVGESVRHQIQKLHHEVAEVFIHIDPAISLVLESITDQQVNTTETNWQSRNLSSDLKDIEDIVSNVLSSKFSEKLVLQRTTRHLLGDKILLQIEVSMRPDMSIRDAIKVAEEAEREILKAASDAVQVFILLRLGHTIPEYSSLSH, encoded by the exons ATGAATTTCTTCAAATTCCAAAACCTCAATCCCATTTACAAAACCCTCCTCTCCAGATTCCACACCCAAGGCAGCAACAAGAACTTCAATCTCCACCCTCACAACCGCATCATTCAGGCCCTCGGTTCTTCCCAATTCTACGATCACTACCCCTTCGACCCCACACACAGCCCTAACTACAAGATTCCGAAGAGGTGGCATGTCGGTCACtctcaccaccaccgccgcgaCGAATCCAGCAAGGAGGCCGAGAACATATTCCGGCTGGGACTCGCCGCCGACTTCGGCTTGGCGGCCGGGAAGGCTTTGACCGGTTATCTTTCCGGCAGCACTGCGCTTATTGCCGACGCCGCTCATTCTGCCTCCGATGTG GTTCTTAGTGGCGTTGCTTTGTTGTCATTTAAAGCTGCAAGGGTTCCCAAGGACAAAGAACACCCATATG GGCATGGTAAATTTGAGACTTTAGGAGCGCTTGGGATTTCTGTAATGCTTTTGGGAACAGCTGGAGGTATTGCGTGGCATGCTTTAGATATTTTGATG GGATTGTTGTCTGCACCTCCTGAAGTAGTAAGTCAGTCGCTGGGTCATGAGCACGTGCATAGTCATCATCATGGTGGGCATCACCATGGAATTGACATGGATCACCCCATCCTAGCTTTGAGTATGATCATAATATCCATATCCGTTAAAGAAGG GCTGTACTGGATAACAAAGAGAGCGGGGGAAAGGGAAGGCAGTGGGCTGATGAAAGCAAATGCTTGGCATCATCGTGCTGATGCTGTTTCCTCATTTGTTGCTCTTATTGGGGTTG GAGGATCTATTCTCGGTGTGAAGTTTCTAGATCCCCTTGCTGGGATAATTGTCTCGGGCATGATCCTGAAAGCTGGACTTGAAACAGGCTACCAGAG TATATTGGAACTGGTGGATGCAGCAGTCCCTTCACAACAGTTGGATCTCTATAAACAATCAATTCTACAAGTTGAAGGCGTGAAG GGATGCAATCATATTAGGGGAAGAAGGGCAGGTTCCTCTCTTCATCTTGATGTAAATATTGAG GTAGATCCCTTTTCTAGTGTTAGTGCCGCTCATGATGTTGGTGAAAGTGTTCGTCATCAGATTCAGAAATTACACCATGAAGTGGCGGAAGTCTTCATACACATAG ATCCTGCAATTTCGCTTGTCTTGGAAAGCATAACAGACCAACAAGTTAACACTACGGAAACAAATTGGCAGAGTAGGAATCTCTCCTCAGACCTGAAGGATATTGAAGACATTGTGTCGAATGTATTATCATCGAAGTTCTCAGAG AAATTGGTTCTTCAGCGCACAACACGTCACTTGCTTGGAGACAAGATTTTACTTCAAATAGAGGTCTCAATGCGTCCAGACATGTCAATTCG AGATGCAATAAAGGTAGCAGaagaagcagagagagagattctgaaGGCAGCTTCTGATGCTGTTCAAGTCTTTATTCTACTGCGACTTGGACATACGATCCCAGAGTATTCTAGTTTAAGTCACTAA
- the LOC131336187 gene encoding wee1-like protein kinase isoform X1, protein MKKKTPRSSEGRVKKRMKGSLTRVQQLGQLSFMPLQPQSSRFKTPLESQAQPREKSQIPLLSPLHIDADAVADDIDCILSQDFFCTPDYITPDGQYMSTSLDCNKENIPCPKSPEKIKTVKSKRQKQGKVNIYDGISSNSFTSNLYGHEKVEELAKKTFFGTDEIETEKTIEAEPQKSHSFVSHSAIALRCRVMPPPCIKNPYVKDTSETDVDPFDYQRSKCAGIFTASFGGDGLSRYRTDFHELEQIGNGYFSCVFKALKRIDGCFYAVKQSTRLLRQDTERRKALMEVQAFAALGSHENIVGYYSSWFENERLFIQMELCDHSLSISKSSKSSTEWEALEIMHQIAKALQFIHERGIAHLDVKPDNIYVKNGVYKLGDFGCATLLDRSLPIEEGDARYMPQEILNDEYDYLDKVDVFSLGAAIYELIRGSSLPESGPFFLNLRDGKLPLLPGHSVQFQNLLKAMIDPDPVRRPSAKELVEDPIFDRAKKTGKNQ, encoded by the exons ATGAAGAAGAAAACCCCAAGGAGCAGCGAGGGGAGAGTGAAGAAGAGAATGAAGGGGTCACTGACAAGAGTTCAGCAGCTAGGGCAACTCTCTTTCATGCCTCTGCAGCCCCAATCGTCCCGATTCAAGACTCCCCTTGAATCACAAGCTCAACCTAGAGAAAAATCGCAGATTCCTTTGCTATCGCCCCTCCATATCGACGCTGATGCTGTTGCGGACGACATAGACTGCATTCTCAGCCAGGATTTCTTTTG CACTCCTGACTATATCACTCCTGATGGTCAATATATGTCAACCAGTTTGGATTGCAACAAG gaaaatATTCCCTGTCCCAAGTCACcagagaaaataaaaactgtcAAGAGCAAAAGGCAAAAGCAGGGTAAGGTTAACATTTATG ATGGTATCTCCAGTAATTCTTTCACTTCTAATCTCTATGGCCATGAGAAAGTTGAAGAACTTGCCAAAAAGACTTTTTTTGGAACAGACGAAATCGAGACAGAGAAAACAATAGAAGCTGAACCTCAAAAGAGTCATAGCTTTGTTTCACATTCTGCAATTGCTTTGCGATGCCGTGTTATGCCTCCTCCATGCATAAAGAACCCATACGTAAAGGATACTTCAGAAACTGATGTAGATCCTTTCGACTATCAAAGATCAAAGTGTGCAG GTATTTTTACAGCCAGCTTTGGTGGAGATGGGCTTTCACGGTACAGGACAGATTTCCATGAACTTGAG CAAATTGGTAATGGGTACTTCAGCTGTGTTTTCAAAGCTTTGAAGAGAATTGATGGTTGCTTTTATGCAGTGAAACAAAGCACAAGGTTGTTGCGTCAGGATACAGAAAG GAGAAAAGCTTTGATGGAGGTTCAAGCTTTTGCTGCTTTAG GATCCCATGAAAACATTGTTGGATATTACTCATCTTGGTTTGAAAATGAGCGTCTCTTTATCCAGATGGAGCTCTGTGATCACAGCCTATCCATCAGTAAATCTTCTAAATCATCCACAGAGTGGGAGGCATTAGAGATTATGCATCAG ATAGCCAAAGCTCTGCAGTTCATACATGAGAGGGGGATAGCTCACTTAGATGTAAAGCCTGATAATATTTATGTGAAGAATGGTGTATACAAGCTCGGTGATTTCGGCTGTGCAACTCTCCTTGATAGGAGCCTGCCAATTGAAGAAGGTGATGCGCGTTACATGCCTCAAGAGATACTGAATGACGAATATGATTATCTTGATAAGGTTGATGTCTTCTCCCTGGGAGCTGCTATTTATGAGCTTATTAGAGGCTCATCATTGCCGGAATCaggccctttttttttgaatctgagGGATGGAAAATTGCCTCTCCTTCCGGGTCATTCCGTGCAATTTCAGAACTTACTCAAG GCCATGATTGACCCAGATCCAGTTCGTCGACCTTCTGCCAAAGAACTAGTAGAAGATCCAATTTTTGACAGGGCCAAGAAAACTGGAAAGAACCAGTAA